Part of the Vulpes vulpes isolate BD-2025 chromosome 6, VulVul3, whole genome shotgun sequence genome, TGGCCTGAGGCTCATTCTCTAGGTTGAtgatcattactttttttttttctttttggatgatCATTGTGCTGTTTTTGTTAATGTCGTGACAAATAACATTCTTGAAGGTGATTAagatcactctctctcttttactgtAATTTAAAGCTGATTAAGTACATGACCTTATGAATTTGACCTGATTAATCATGGCTCCTGGTTAACCaagggaaaaagaacaacagagaCTGTGTGATAGCTGGTTGGCAGATGGTGTGTCCCCAGGAAACGGAAAAGGCTTGAAGTTTGTGCCTGAAGGACCATCAGGCCTGCCTGTGGATGGATACCAGGGTGGGAAGGTAGTTAAGCCCAGTGGGGACATACAGATATCTGCTCATGACAATGAAGCATAAGTGGTTCCCAGGGTCAGTGATCAGACTTTGTCTTCTCAGCATCaaaagcagtgcctggcacacagcagatatTCAATAcaaatttgtcaaatgaatggaGGCCTGCCCATCCCATCTATTCTTCACAGATTTCCTCAGATCACCTCATTTGTCCATTATCTGTCCACTCTCTACCTTACCCTTCCCTCCATCTAGAATTTACGTGCCTACCGTGAGGTGCTAAACCATGAGCTATAAGGGATTTGAGAGTAAACAATATATAACCCTGTATGCAAAGTCAGGCACCCCTCCGTTTCATTGGACttttaaaggagaagaaatgataaCTGGTGGACTTTACAGAGTAGCCTGAACACAAACTGCATGCTGGTATGCCTTCATTACTCCATCCACTCTTCACCTTTGGCAAATCCCTTGATGATTCAGCCCGGGTGCTTCTGAAGGGAAACGTCCATCTTCCTGTCCAGGCGTGGTGTAGGCATGGGTCATTACCTGAGCAGGATGCTGGGTGCAAGGCTACCTCTACTGAGGACTTCATTTGAAACAGTTTCATCCTGCTTGTTTCCTTGGTAATGAATCAAAGCTTCTTCCAACCCTTCCCACCTTTCCTTACTTCacttcatgttctctctttttggAGCCAGGGGATGCTCCAAGAGGGCAAATGGGAAGTTCTGAGGCCACTTCAGCGCTGCAATTTCCTGGATGGTAAGAAAACTTCCAGCAAGGTGCTCTAAGGCCCATGCTAGAATGCTTATAGCAGAAGTTCGCCTCTCTCCACCTACCATCCCCACTGCCCCCAACCCTTTTATTGTCCCTTGCTGTTCAGAATAAGAACCACTTCTCTCTGGTATCACTTCAAAGAGAAGAATACAAAGGAAAGGCCTAACAAAGGATTCTGGAAATTGCACCTCCTCAAAGGGCAACGTGGCCATTTATCCTAGGATATAGAGTTAGGTCTCTATTCTAGAGGATGGTCTGAAATTTAGAACCATTCTTTATGATTACTAGGTTTGActtctgtttttgctttaattttactTAGCTATAtggatttcttctcttttctttttttagaatccAAAATCTTTTCCTTTACAAACTGCGTTGTGGTATGTTTGCACTTAATGCTTTTCTCTAAGTGCAAACCTCTAATTTGGTGACATTCAGACTCAGACCTGGGCCTTTGCATCACATGTGACGCTATGATCTGCAAtatgttttttccccccttggaggactcttttttttttttttttaacttttatttaagtCTAATTAGCTGCAATGTGCTTTTTCAGACCATTGCTTTCTGCACTAGATCAAGACAGTACATTACTACTCTCTGGGCATAGTACAGTCACATGATCCTTTCTGTTTATGGCAATTGCACCTGCAGTTCTAAAGTCATAGAACTGAGAAACCATTTTGATTCTGATTCATCTTCACAATGTAGAGGAGGGCCAAAGTCACCATCCCCATTCCACAGGTGgggaaaccaaagcacagagaggtgatCTACCCAAAGTCACTcagtaagtcagaaaaaaaactgaacaaaggGCAAGGTAAGATCACCTGTGTACCTTTCAGTGCCTTATCCAGAAAACCTgattgtgggacgcctgggtggctcagcggttaaggctctgccttcggctcagggtgtgatcctggagtcttgggatcaagtcccacatcgggctccctgcatggagcctgcttctccctctgcctatgtctctgcctctctctgtgtgtgtctctcatgaataaataaataacatcttaaaaaaaaaaaaaaagaaaacctgattgCATCCTTCTCAAATGAATGCATGTACTTTGGAAGAAAGTAGTTTTATGTGTTTTCTATTAAGGTCTCAAAAGTTCTCTAGGAAACCAGGAGCCACAAAGTAAGAACCAGTAAGTCCCAAATTAACCTTTTAGTTAGATGCCCCTGACTCAGACAATACCAATTATTACAGCTAGCTCACTGATTACCAGGATACCGACAAGAAGAAAATTAGAGGGAACAATTCACCCATTCAAGAAATGAACCTTGGCACAGCTCCTGTGTAACACCTAAGTATTGGTCCCTTCTACACAATGCTTTTGTACCTGCTGGCATGCAATTGGGGAAGGGGGTACAGATGggagtgtgtatatatgtgtgtgtgtgtgtgtgtgtgtgtgtgtgtgtgtgtgtgtaataccAGACATTTTGGGGACAATTCTGCCCCGAAGAATACACATGAAACATGTCTAATACAGTAGTTCTCtaccctgattctttttttattttattttttggtaacttTTATTTCCTGCTCCTGatttaatgtaaaatgtaatgttttctgTGATGAAGGCGGAGTCAGTGGGTGGATATGGCTGGGGGCTGATTTAGGCTTCATGGGAAGGAAGTATTAAAGTTGCCTGAGGACAACTGGCCTGGTCTTGCGAGtactccaccccgccccccccagaaGCTGAATGATCATCTGGTGTGACGCACTGCCCCTTCCAACGCCAGGAATCCATATTCCCAGAAACAAACTAGGCCAATAGCAGCCTTCCTGCCTCCCAACTCCAAGTCAAGAAAGGCACAAATAAGACCAACAAATAATACTGAGGCGGTGCTTTGGATCCAGAAGACCTTGAGGTACCAGAAGAGTACTGATGGCCCCATTTGGCCAGTAGGAAAAGTGAGGCAATGGAGAGACAGATTCAACACTTTTGGCAAAGGTGAGAGGGAACCAGGAACTTAAGGGGGacattcttttttcctcatgGGGGGGCgacgggggtggggagcagagggtggaggaggggaagatATACTACCAACAGTAGCGACCACAACTCACAACAGCAAAGTGGCAATGCTTGCCATCACAGGAAATTACCCTCAGAGCAGCCAGGATGGATCCTTCACAAAGGGAATCCTAGCTCCAGGCTCACTGGGCCCACCACCCTTGGGACTGCATCCAGGGCTGGAGATTTAGGCAGGATTGGCCTGGGCAGGCACATAAGGTAGCTCTGCTTCTTAAGGCATGGCTGCTGTCTTTCGAGgagtgggctccacactgggaggtGGGCATCAGACACTGCCTCCCCTGAAGCTACCCTGCAAGAAAGCAGAATCGGGCGGAACACTGCTGCCTAGGGAACTCATCTCCCCAGGGGCTAGGGGCTTCCACTAAAGTGAACAGCATCAGTACACCAGCCGATTTCTTGTGTCACTTGGGAGaataaggagagagaggggaaaaagacacaaattgatCATTATTTGCAGGATGATTGTCTAACTGGAAAGCCTAGGGGAATCAACCAAAAAAGTATCAGAACTAAGCCCAGAATTTGCTCAAGTGGCAGATTAAACTTCAAGCATACAAAAATCAATCGCTTTTGGGGTCACTTGGTGTGGCCTAACACCTTGGAACAGCTGTGCTTTTCTGCGAGGCCGCCAAGCTTTGTGCAACTTGCCATTATTTAAAAGGATGGAGGTGAGCCAAGGAGACACCGCCTCAGCTGCAGTAACCAATGTCACCCCAGACACCAATAGGCGACAGGTGCCTGGGCTGACTGCTGCCCAAGGGAGCCGCCACCTCTGCACCTTCTCCTACAGGGGTCCTCCCCCAGTCCCGACTCAgctcccctctcccagctcttTTTCTATTCCAACCCTTGGTGAGGGCCGCTGCGGGAGCCACGGAGGATGGATGTGGTCAGAGATTGTGCTATGTCATTTCCAAAtgaagtgagtttttaaaaaggcgGTGAGCTGGCAGGTCTCAAATCTGTCCCCTCATTGCCTCATTGGTAGGGAGCCTGGCGAGGCCGCGGGGCTGGGCCTCCACTAGAGACTTCCACAGTCTGGTCAAAAAGGCCAAGGGAGGCCCCGAAGGGCTGAGGGTGGCAGCCTGGCCAGCTCTGGGCGGCGGTCATTTGCGGTCGAGGCTGGCGTGCAGCTGGGCGTCCCGCACCATGCGGTCGAAGGAGCGCGTGTTGGTCTCCTCGCGAACCTTCTCGCGCACGTGGAAGGAGGCCCGGGCCGTGGACCGGGCGCTCTCCAGCGCGCTCCGTCGCTCCCGGGACAGCTGCTCGCTGCGCTCCAGCTTGCGCCCGATGGCCTGCAGCAGCTCCCGCCGGCGGCAGTCTTCGTCCCTCTCCACCTTCTCCTTATTGGCGCGCTGGGCCCGTTCCTTCTCCAGCCTGCTCTGGCCCACGCGCCGCGCCTTCTGCTGCACCGCTTCCTCGGCAGCCTGCATGGCGTGCTGCAGCCGCCGCTCCCCCGCGCGGGCCAGCGCCTCCAGGTGCGCCTGGTGTTCGCGCTCTCTGCGCTCGGCCACCTCCTTGGCCCGCCGGCCCTGCAGCTCCTCCCGCCGGGCCCGCTCCCGCAGCTCGCGGGCGCGCTGCTCCACCAACTGCTCGTAGTTCTCCTGCGCGCGGCCCAAGCTGGCCTCCAGGGAGCTCCGCAAGCCCTCGCGCTCCGCGCGCTCCTGCCGAGCCCGGCCTTGCAGCAGAGCCTCGTGGCGCGCCCGCTCCGCCCGGCTCAGCTCCCGCTTCTCCCGCTGCAGCTGGCCCTCCTGCCGCTGCTTGGTGCGGGCCGCGCGCTGGGCGCGCTCCCTGCGGGCCAGCTCGGCGCGCTCGCGCCCCTCCTGCAGGCCCTCCTCCCGCTGCTTCAGGTTCTGCTCCTGCTGCAGCTTGCGCAGCCGATCCTCCCGGGCCGCGCGCTCCACGCGTTCCCGCCGCAGCAGGCCCTGGCGTTCGGCCAGCTCCCGCCGCCGCTCCTCGCTGCGCTCGCACTGCCGCTGTCGCCGCCGCGCCTCTTCGCGCTCTTCGCGGCCCCGGCGGCCGCGCCGCTCCTCCACCTGCGCGGCCCAGGCCCGGCGGCCCTGCTCCAGCGCGCGCTGCTTCTCCCGCTCCTCGCGCTCCCGCCGCTGCTCCGCCCGCACGCGCTGCTGCTCCCACTGGCCGTGGGCGGCGGCGCGCTGCTCCAGCAGCAGGCGCTCCTCCTGGTGGCGCGCCAGCATCAGCGCCGCGATCTTTCGGTCGCGGTCCGGCACCCCACGCAGGCCTCGCTCGGCGCGCACTTGGCGCACGATGCGCTCCACGTGCTGGGCGGTCTGCGGGGAGTGGCTCAGGTCGCCCAGGCTGAAGCTGCGGCCCGTGAGCGGCGCCAGGGCCAGGGCGGAAGGGCGGCCCAGCGGGTTGGGGGCGGAGGACGCGGAGCCCGCAGGGCAGCTGTTCCGGGCCAAGGCCCGCGGAGGCCAGCGCAGCTCCCGCAGGCTCTCCCCGCTGAAGGACGAGGACGACGCGCCGGACTCGGAGCTGAGGGCGCCCTCGCGCCGGCGGGACAGCGAGTCCAGCGAGTGGCTCTTCCTGCCGGCCCGCGGAGCGGCGGGCGGAGGTTGCGTCCGGGCGGGGGACGGGCTGGAGGATGCCTTGCGGGTGGCACGCGGCGCGGGCGAGGCCGGGAGActggcgctgctgctgctgctgctgccgcctgcgctgggggccggggcgggggcggcggcggcggcgcccagCGGCGTGAAGAGGCGCCGCTTCTCCTCGCGCACGATGCGCTCGCGCTCGGCCCGGCACTGCTGCAGCTTGGCGCGCCGCTCCGCCTCGTAGGCCTCGTACAGGCCGGTGGCCACTCGCATGGAGCGGCCCGGGGCCTCGCGCACCAGGTCCGCCAGCGCGCGCGGCAGCAGCTCCACCGGCTTGACGGCGCAGCGGGCGCAGGCCTCCAGCGAGCGGGGACTGGTCAGCACGTAGCGGCTGCCCTCGGCCTCCGGACAGTCGAAGTTGAAGAGGTCGAGGTGCAGCAGCGGAGACTGCTCCCGCCGCCCGCCTTCTTCCGCGGCGCTCGGGGCTTCAGCCTTGTGGggctgcgccgccgccgccgccgccgccgccgaggccgaggccgaAGCCGAAGAGGCGGCGGGCTGCTGGGCGTCGGGGGGCGCGGACGCAGCGGCTCCATCGCCGCCCGACCCTTCAGGCTCGGCTCCCGCCTTTTCCTCTTCCGACACGGGGTCTACCATGGCTGGGCCCTGTCCTTGTGTGGAGTCCCTGAGGGAGACAAGGGGGGACACCGAGGAATACATGAGCAGCCCCGCCGCCCCATTCATATACACCCCCTCCCGATTTAATCCGCTTTGGGATTAGACGCAGAGGTCCAGGGGAACGTAAATCATAATACTGCTGCCCTGCAAAcccaggcgggggcggggggcgggggcgggggcgggagagGGCGGGTACTGGTGCAAAGAGGAGAGCCTCAACCTCCCCCAGCCGGTGTGCGGGCAGGAGTCTGGGGCCCGGCTCCCCAGGGCGCCGGGCCCGCTGGATGCATCTCCTTCCTGCTGCAAGTGAAGATGAAAAGATCGCGGTGCAGGCAGTAGCCGGCCAGGGAGGCTGTGGAGGATTCCCGGGAGGATTAGTGTATTTGTTTGTAGCTTAGGCGGGGATCGGGGATGCAGCTTTGCAGGAACAAAAACGGAAGAGGCCTGTTCATCCTCAAAGTGCATTGCTGCGAGGACCCCATTTGCCTAGGGAGGAAGTTTATTTGGGATTGGGCTCAGAGGCCCCGTGATTTGTATGATAAATTTACATGATCTATAGTGTATGATTTCCCCCCTGCCAAAGGACACCGCGGCCTGGGGCTGATGGAAGGTCGGAGAGAAATGCCTCAATTACAAAAGGCCTCCCCGGAGAGGTGTTCGATTCTCGTTCTGTCTTTTGGGCAAGGCTTGCTGGAGCTGTGCTCGtcccccaccatccccaccatccccacccccgtCCTCGCTGTTTTCTGGGGATGGAGAAGGTGCCTGGGTCCTCTCAAATGCGCTCGGTTCCCTCCAAATCTGCAAGTGCTAAAGGCACCATCCACCCCAATCTCGGCTCGCTCACCTGCCCCCCTGGGTGCCCTCCGAGTGCCCCTACGTATCCCAGCGAGGAGGGCTCCGGGGACCCAGCTAGCCCGGCCACGCCAGTGCCCGCCGCTCCCGGGTCCCCGGGCGGGTTCACTCACCGCACGTCCCGGGCTCGAGCCCCGCGCCGCGGGCTTTTGTTCGCAGCTCGCCGCTCTCCCTTGCGCGTCTTCAGTCCCCGCGCCCGCGGGGTCGGATCACCGCCGGCTGCAGCCGCGGTAGGAGCCCCAGCtgccaccgccgccaccgccagCGTCTCTCCATGGGGCCTGCACACATCCCGGACGCTGCGTACCCGCGGGAGGAGGAGTGCGACAAGGTCTCCCTAAAATAACGCGGCTCTGCTCCCTTCCCTCACTGCTTCTTGAAAAAGGAAGCCGGTTTCCATCGCTGCTGCATCCCTCGCGGTCTCTCCAACGGTAAAGGCACCGCAGGTCTGGCGACGCCCCCGGCGCCTCCTGGTGGACGTTCCGGGGTGCTGGCTTGTTTGCTTAGTGGgcgaagaagagaaataaataccTATTTGGTGGAGATGGAGATATatccctctctctatatatcatatatatatatatatatatatatatatatacacacacacacacatatatatatatatatatttgggggaggtggatctatatatatatttggtggaGATGGATATATATGTTTTTGGTAGAAACGGATATATATATTTGGagatggatacacacacacacttgatgGATATGTTCACTGAGAAAAAGCTATTCTATAAGTACCTTATCTGGGTAGAATGAAGGAATAGCTTGTCTTGTTTCTCAAGGAGGACTGAAACACATATAAACTTGATGGTAAATAATTGGATAGAAATATGGTTCCTAATCCaaactatgacttttttttttacttttttttttttttaagaaaactaagaACATTAAGATAGGTTTGAGACAGGCAGAAAATGGGTGACTAATGATTCATGCAAATTTGGGGGACTTCCTGGCTCCAGATAATACACATTAGAACCAGTTAGTGCCATTTAAAGAATGTTATCGTGAGACCCATCCTccccactttttttccttttggagtgGTAGTGGCCATGGAAGATGGAAAGGAGGTCGACTAGAGGGAGGAGCTTGGCAGGTGGGTGGGACATAACATTAGAGAGCATGGTGAGCTACCTTAATAACCTTGATGTCAGGTGGTGAGCAGCAAGTGAAGGATTGAAAGCAGGaaaagtgacatgatctgatttatatttttgggAATATAGCCCTAGCAACAATGGAGTGAGGGCTTGGGAGGGGGGGAGGTCAACAGGAGGTGGGAAGCCTTGTTAGCTGGACACCATAAAGCAGGAAAGATTGGAACTTGAGGGGGAAGAGCAGCAGGAGGAGTGGGCCTGAttgacctgggggtgggggatgtacAGATTCCTGAAATCAAAAAGGAATATTCAAAAACAGCATGGCCCTGGGGGTGTTAGCAGCAGTGAAGGGTCAGGGATGATCTCCTGGAGCAATGAGGTAGCTGGGTGCACCCAGTGAGAGCATGGACCCGGAGAGAGGATTAAGTGAAGTGGAGGGCCTGAGAAGGAGAGGTTCCTTTTTGGACCACCTGAGTGTGGGGTGGAGCTGCCCAGCTGGTGGAGTCATAGTCAAGGACATCATTGCCCTATACACAGTTCCTAAAACCAGCAGTGGGAGAAATCACCTAGGAAAGGCAGGAGTGACAAGGGAGGCAAGATGATGAGGCTACTAAAGGAAAAGGAGTCCACGAAGGGGACCAGTAAGGAAATGCAGGAGAGCCTGGTAACATCAACAAAAACAGCTTCAGTATTGTATGGGGGCTAATGCCAAGCTGCAGGAAGTTGAGGTTAGGGGAGGTGAGAAAATGAGCATTCCTGACTCTTGACATTGGGATGGATAAGAGTGTTAGGAACAGTGAAGGGCTTGAGATCTCACCCTACTTACATTCTGTTTAACAGGCAGAAGCCTGCTAGGTTCATAGATGGTGGCAGAAGACAAGTGCCTCCCTGGACAGAAACGAAGGACTTGGTTACTCCTGACACTGCAGAGGGCACAAGCTTCATGTTTCTGTTGACTCCCCTTGTGCTCAACTCCCACGGGGCAGTGGAGAGATGGGCCCAGATTCTACATTGAATGGGTTTGTGTCACACGTGAATGACTCTACTAAGCTTAGTAAATCTTAATCTTCTAATGGGGGCGGCTACTAACAAACATGTTCAACCTTGGCCCTCAGAGGAAAGACAATATCTTCATTATCCCGAGCAGAAAGCACGTCTTCCTCTGACCTGGAGGGAGACTCTGTCTTCCAGGGATGTTTGCTGTACACACGTCCTTGGAAAAATAGTCCAGAATAAAAGCTTTTACGAGACAGGCAGAAATGCCACAGAGAGTTGCTCTGAATAGGAAAAAGGAGCAATTGGTCAGGTGGCCGGTAAGAGGTGGCGCTGGCATTCGGTCCTGGCTGTCTCATCCCAAAGTGAATGCCATGCTTTGTGTTTCCACGAGTAAAGTACCTAAAGATGTGGAGTTAGGTGCAGAGGAGTGGGCAAGCCGAGCTCTCCAAACCTTGGTTTTCTCCTCTACGTAGAATCCCATTCCATTGCCTACCTCAAAGATTAATAATGTCCGCTATGTAAGTGCCACCTCTGTCATTGAGTAGGAACAGTAATAGCTACCTACCTTCCAGGATTGTTGTCAAAACTGGAGAGATATATGCACAGTACCTAGACCAATATACTGTCAATAAGTGGTGATAAAatagttaccattttttaaaaaagattttatttatttattcatgagacacacacacacacacgcagaggcagagacacaggcagggggagaagcaggctccatgcagggagcccgacatgggactcgatcacgctctgggctgaggcagcactaaaccgctgagccacccaggctgcccaaaatagTTACCATTAATTTTGATAAACCTCATCTTATAGGTGTGGTcaaaatcaagaaggaaacatATCTAGGATCTGTAACTTTTAAGGGGAAGCCCAACGAATGTTCCACCTTTGATTAAGGAATGATTCATCAACTGGGAAGGTCATAGGAACAGAAGGCATGAAAAGGGGACCCTCAAAATGGGACTGATCTCTAGCGGGCCACTTTAGCAGAACTGAATGGCAAACAGTGGGAGGTACCAGTGAACAGTAAGATATCTCTCACCTCTCAACTTTAAGTGTCTTGGACATTTCAGGAGTTGGGTTTCAAACAGGTTAAGTACTGATTTCTTTCAGGTTGGGCATCCTAGCCTGCCAAAGATCAAAGGTGTTAAATCCAAGGTTATTTTGGCACCCAGTAAAGATAGGAGCCCCGTTTGGGAACATGCACCTGCTCCTTGTGGATGAGGTAGCACGCATGGTGGCGAGGAAGGTGGGCTTAAGGGTCATACAGATTAAGCATTCAAAGGCCAGCTCAATCAGGCTGTACGATTTGAGACAAGTTTCTTAGCTCTTCTGAGCCTCACCTTCCTCAAAAGAGGAGGCCACAATGTGGGCTGTAATTTTGCCTTGCATAGGCCTTTAGAGATGATAGTTTGTTAAGTACCCTGTTCAATCCTTAAATATAATAGCTCACTGGCAGTCTGGGACCTACAACAAACTACCAtgcactgggtggcttaaacaacaaacatttctcacagctctggaggctgggaagtccaaggtcacGGTATTGGCAGGTCTGATGTTTGATGAGGGTCTTTATTCCAGGTTTGCAGATAGCCGGCTCCTTGTGTCCTTACACGGCAGAAAGCAAAATGAGATTGAGAGAAAGTTCTGTCctgtcttttcttataaggacacgaATCCTATCTTGAGGGCTCCATCCTCTCATGACTTACTtactcccaaaggccccatctccaaacaccatcacatcgggggttaggatttcaacatttgagttgggggagacacaaacattcagtccacagTAGTCAATTtggaccaaaacaaaacaaaaaacccaaccctcCTACAATGTAGACATTATATCtccatttaaattcatttttctcagCCCTCACCACCCACCTCAACTCTATGCGTTTGTGTTATACCCTTTCTTCTCAAAATAATCCTATTCACAGAACAGAGATTATTCCATCTAAAGctctaaaccaagagttggtaaACTATGATCTGTGGGCCAAATCTACTCACTGgctgtttttctaaataaagttttattggaacacagctaaGTTTATTTGCTTACATGTTGTCTGTACTACCTGTCCTGCAGCAATATCAGAATTGAGCAGTTTTGACAGAGACTGTATGATTCAcaaagctaaaatatttactattgggCTCTTTCCAGAACAAATTTTTCAGCCCCAGTTCTAATGACTGATTGCTAGCTTGGGCCCAGGTATCAATTTGTTGCCTTGCACCTCCAAATTGACGCTTTGGCACCTGCTCTGGCATAGTGGACTGTCTGCATTTTCCACCCGGCAGGAAGCCCAGTATTAAGGTTTGCCAGTAGAGGGAGTTGGAGGGACGTTGCAGGAGAAAGGTGCTTCTCTTCCTGGTTCCTTTGTGCTGcgatttctttttctcattcccGCTGGGTGATGAATGGTGCAGGTGTGCGGGGATCAGCTGCCGCCGCAGCCTACCCCAGCTGCATGCCCAGAGCAGTCAGTGACTCGCAGGCCCGGCGCCGGCCTGGGAAGCACCTTCCTGGGCCTTCCAGAGGCAGACACCACATGTGCTCAGCTTTGCCTTGTGCCCTGCTACTGgtgctctcactccctctccccagcctcagTCCACCTTTGACGATCATTTCCTGCTTGTGTGGCATCTGCGGAGCAGCTCCACTGCAAACTTCTCTACCATCCAGGGGGCTGCAAGCTGCAATCACACCTTTCCCAGTGAGCCCTGAATCCGTCACAAGGTGGGGGTCAGGAGGAAGGGGGTGATCCTCTCCCCAGTTGTCCTTCCTGAATACTCTAAATCAGCTTTAGGGAACCCTTGAGAGTTCTCTTTATATCTCTGTATTTACTTTCCTTTTATAGCTCAATACTTCCTTGTACCAGCTTCCTCTGTTTAAATTactgtgtggtttctgtctcctgatGAGACCCAGAGTCCTACACAGCGTAAAATATAACCATTCCCAATTCTTGAgactaaagaaaacatttagtCTTCTAAAACCTTAAGAAGACATTTAGGACACAAAGTAGCAGGTAAAAGGTATGTATGTTAAAGATAAAGtgtttattttgtactttgttaaagtaatatatatgtctatcacagtaggaaatgagaaaataaccaaaaaaaaaaaaaaggaaaaaaatcacctgtGAAAAAGAATCACCCAAAGACTACCAGCTTGGCTACAACTTGGTGTGTGGGTGGTAGGGACTTGTAAGCTGCAGGAGGGCAGGTCCCTGTCTGTTTCCATTTACAACTGCTTAGGGCCGGGTCCATAGCAGGTCCACCTACTAAATGCATCAAGAGGGAATGGAGTCTAATTGGTGCTACTTTGCTCACCATATATACAAGGGAAGTGGCCTTGCCAAAATATTTTGAGCCATTGAGCCACTTTGATGAGTCATCAGAgttatctgacttattttacttagcacaatactctctcctccacccatgttgttgcaaatggtaagatttcattctttttatggctgagtaatattccattgtgtatatgcaCCAcctcttctgtatccattcatctatcgatgtaCATTTGGACTGCTTCCTTATCTTGGTTATTGCAgttaatgctactataaacataggggtgcatgtatctctttgagttagtgttttgtattctttgggtaaatacctagtaatttGATTACTAgatcgtagggtagctctatttttaactttttgaggaatctccatagtactttccacagtggctgcaccaatttgcatttctaccaacagtgcaagaggattcctgTTATCTCCGCAGCCTCGCCAAtgcttgtttcttgtgtttcacCTTGAACCTGTCTAATGGCCATATCCATCAGGTGTCTAACCCAATGGTTGA contains:
- the CCDC177 gene encoding coiled-coil domain-containing protein 177: MVDPVSEEEKAGAEPEGSGGDGAAASAPPDAQQPAASSASASASAAAAAAAAQPHKAEAPSAAEEGGRREQSPLLHLDLFNFDCPEAEGSRYVLTSPRSLEACARCAVKPVELLPRALADLVREAPGRSMRVATGLYEAYEAERRAKLQQCRAERERIVREEKRRLFTPLGAAAAAPAPAPSAGGSSSSSSASLPASPAPRATRKASSSPSPARTQPPPAAPRAGRKSHSLDSLSRRREGALSSESGASSSSFSGESLRELRWPPRALARNSCPAGSASSAPNPLGRPSALALAPLTGRSFSLGDLSHSPQTAQHVERIVRQVRAERGLRGVPDRDRKIAALMLARHQEERLLLEQRAAAHGQWEQQRVRAEQRREREEREKQRALEQGRRAWAAQVEERRGRRGREEREEARRRQRQCERSEERRRELAERQGLLRRERVERAAREDRLRKLQQEQNLKQREEGLQEGRERAELARRERAQRAARTKQRQEGQLQREKRELSRAERARHEALLQGRARQERAEREGLRSSLEASLGRAQENYEQLVEQRARELRERARREELQGRRAKEVAERREREHQAHLEALARAGERRLQHAMQAAEEAVQQKARRVGQSRLEKERAQRANKEKVERDEDCRRRELLQAIGRKLERSEQLSRERRSALESARSTARASFHVREKVREETNTRSFDRMVRDAQLHASLDRK